In Paenibacillus phoenicis, one genomic interval encodes:
- a CDS encoding AAC(3) family N-acetyltransferase: MRHTKESLIRQLEALGLDSAGTVLVHSSMKSLGEVEGGADTVLDAFSEYMSQGLLVFPTHTWSYINKDRPRFEVEHSPVCVGILPELFRKRPGVIRSWHPTHSVAALGWDAKAFTAEDHLFDTPCARGSSWGKLLDRKATILLVGVDLRRNTFIHGVEEWVDIPGRLTDDHEMLYTITPDGAEIPVPSRRHCGLPWSEHFWKVEEVLEHRGALRKGKLGDAVVRVCDAAGVAEVITEMLKEEPDLFSDNEPLKDPGRWMGGRSE; this comes from the coding sequence ATGAGGCATACGAAAGAGAGTTTAATCCGCCAACTGGAGGCCCTAGGGTTGGACAGTGCAGGAACCGTGCTAGTCCATTCCTCCATGAAAAGCCTAGGTGAGGTAGAGGGCGGCGCAGATACAGTTTTGGATGCGTTTTCAGAGTATATGTCGCAGGGGCTGCTGGTGTTCCCCACGCATACTTGGTCATATATCAATAAGGATCGCCCCCGATTTGAGGTGGAGCATTCGCCGGTGTGCGTTGGCATTCTGCCGGAGCTGTTCCGCAAGAGACCCGGCGTCATCCGGTCGTGGCATCCCACCCATTCGGTCGCCGCGTTAGGATGGGACGCTAAGGCGTTTACGGCGGAGGATCATCTGTTTGATACGCCTTGTGCCCGAGGATCCTCGTGGGGGAAGCTGCTCGACCGCAAAGCGACAATTCTGCTCGTTGGGGTCGATTTGAGACGGAATACCTTCATCCATGGGGTCGAGGAGTGGGTGGATATCCCGGGAAGACTCACGGACGATCACGAAATGTTGTACACAATCACGCCGGACGGTGCAGAAATTCCGGTCCCTTCCCGCAGACATTGCGGGTTGCCTTGGTCGGAGCATTTTTGGAAGGTGGAAGAAGTGCTTGAGCATCGAGGTGCCTTGCGCAAGGGGAAATTGGGAGATGCCGTGGTACGGGTCTGCGATGCGGCCGGCGTGGCGGAAGTGATTACGGAAATGTTGAAGGAGGAGCCGGATTTGTTCTCCGATAACGAACCGCTTAAAGATCCGGGACGCTGGATGGGAGGCCGGTCGGAATGA
- a CDS encoding sugar phosphate isomerase/epimerase family protein: protein MSAGILAHLLGKQPFRELAAKVAAYEFPYVQLALSKAISDVDCSLGKLSPGLASEIGGAFADHRVRIAVLGCYASLIDLDEESYRHNVDRFKEHLRHARHFGAPIVATEVGKPADPERLPEYWVRLNRALEELVDEAERWGVTIGLEAAQGHLIDSPETMAQTLERFPSSCVGVVLDPCNLMNAANFDRQDEVIQTAFDLLGSCIVSAHAKDLRRGANGELIETAAGLGELNYPLFWRLLEQHKPLSFVTLEAVTEEQCAEAARFVREGRGQG from the coding sequence GTGTCGGCAGGAATTTTGGCGCATTTGTTGGGGAAGCAGCCTTTTCGAGAGTTGGCGGCGAAGGTGGCCGCCTATGAATTTCCTTATGTGCAGTTGGCGTTGTCCAAAGCCATTTCGGACGTGGATTGCTCGCTGGGCAAATTAAGCCCGGGCTTGGCTTCTGAGATCGGCGGCGCGTTTGCGGACCACCGTGTGCGGATCGCCGTGCTGGGCTGTTATGCCAGCCTGATCGACTTGGATGAGGAGAGCTACCGGCACAATGTGGACCGGTTCAAGGAGCATCTGCGCCATGCGCGGCATTTTGGTGCGCCGATCGTGGCGACGGAGGTTGGCAAGCCGGCGGACCCGGAACGATTGCCGGAGTATTGGGTGCGCCTCAACCGCGCATTGGAGGAGCTGGTCGATGAAGCCGAACGCTGGGGCGTCACCATCGGCCTTGAAGCGGCCCAAGGGCACTTGATCGACTCGCCAGAGACGATGGCGCAAACGCTGGAACGCTTCCCCTCCTCCTGTGTGGGCGTCGTTCTCGACCCATGCAATTTGATGAATGCCGCTAACTTCGACCGCCAGGACGAAGTGATCCAGACGGCCTTCGATCTGCTGGGCTCGTGCATCGTCAGCGCCCATGCCAAGGATCTGCGACGCGGCGCAAACGGCGAATTGATAGAAACCGCCGCAGGACTAGGGGAGCTGAACTACCCGCTGTTTTGGAGGCTGCTGGAGCAGCATAAGCCCCTTAGCTTCGTGACACTGGAGGCGGTGACGGAGGAGCAGTGTGCTGAAGCAGCAAGGTTTGTACGAGAGGGGAGAGGCCAAGGATGA
- a CDS encoding TetR/AcrR family transcriptional regulator has translation MSSNKEGKVDPRVIRTKRMFREALIALLQENNDLRKVTVQGLADRAGLNRATFYLHYRDVEDLLEQLTKEVLDELARRIHPLTEGGPTKDNNPLVSFLEEIYENAALFQVLLENKEFRHQLFEIMMNIVSTRRERRKPADPSKQVPIEVIAASTLGIVTWWIEEGTPYSPSYLANQINQLYRRSSPSKA, from the coding sequence ATGTCGAGCAATAAGGAGGGCAAGGTGGACCCCCGCGTCATTCGGACCAAGCGAATGTTCCGGGAGGCGTTGATCGCATTGCTGCAAGAGAACAACGATCTGCGCAAAGTCACCGTGCAAGGCTTGGCCGATCGGGCGGGGTTAAACCGCGCTACGTTTTACTTGCATTATCGCGATGTGGAGGATTTGCTGGAGCAGCTGACGAAGGAAGTGTTAGACGAGTTGGCCCGGAGAATTCACCCGCTCACCGAGGGCGGTCCGACGAAGGACAACAATCCGCTCGTTTCCTTTCTGGAGGAGATTTATGAGAACGCGGCGTTATTCCAAGTGCTGCTCGAAAATAAAGAGTTCCGCCATCAACTGTTCGAGATCATGATGAACATCGTATCGACGCGGCGGGAGCGCAGGAAGCCGGCAGATCCCTCCAAGCAAGTTCCGATAGAGGTCATTGCCGCATCGACGCTGGGGATCGTCACCTGGTGGATTGAGGAAGGTACCCCTTATAGTCCGAGCTATCTAGCGAACCAAATCAATCAATTGTATCGAAGAAGCAGTCCATCGAAGGCTTGA
- a CDS encoding MDR family MFS transporter, with the protein MPVLLLGSFLSILNQTILNVALPDLMKEFAISATTVQWLITGFMLVNGILVPITAFLMQRFTTRQLFISSMLLLLAGTFISAVAPSFPFLLTGRLIQAAGAGIIMPLLMMVVMVIFPKEGRGAAMGLIGLAMIVAPAIGPTLAGLVIEHFSWRWIFIGMLPLVAIVIPLALKYMVNVSETSKPKLDLVSMVYSTLGFGGLLFGFSSAGNKGWGSAEVLACLIVGGIFLFMFCWRQFTSSTPLMDLRVFKEKMYSVTTIISIMIIMVMYADMILLPIYLQTSRGFSVLDTGLLLLPGALINALLSPVSGRLLDKFGVKPIAIIGLLFTIPAIWGVTHLTETTSYTYLVFRTIVLRIGLSFLTMPLNTAGLNALPKQLNAHGSAVTNTVRQVAGAIGTALVVTIYTTRTKSHAAELMHSGQTLSKAQLKEMSTILGTNDAYLCMGILSIVILAVTIFMPNRRGEAKLKGTRGTQENVQPSMKES; encoded by the coding sequence ATGCCCGTCCTGCTCTTGGGCTCGTTCTTATCGATCTTGAACCAAACGATCCTGAATGTCGCCTTGCCCGACTTAATGAAGGAATTCGCCATTTCGGCCACGACCGTGCAATGGCTGATTACCGGCTTCATGCTGGTGAACGGGATCCTCGTGCCGATTACAGCTTTTCTGATGCAACGATTCACGACCCGGCAGTTGTTCATTAGCTCCATGCTCTTGCTGCTCGCCGGAACGTTCATTAGCGCCGTCGCTCCCAGCTTTCCGTTTCTATTAACGGGGCGGTTGATTCAAGCCGCAGGGGCGGGCATTATCATGCCGCTGTTGATGATGGTCGTGATGGTGATCTTCCCGAAGGAAGGGCGCGGCGCAGCGATGGGACTCATCGGTCTCGCGATGATCGTAGCCCCGGCGATTGGCCCGACTTTGGCCGGCTTGGTGATCGAGCATTTTTCCTGGCGGTGGATTTTTATCGGGATGCTGCCGCTGGTTGCGATCGTCATTCCGTTAGCGTTGAAATATATGGTGAATGTCTCGGAGACCTCGAAACCTAAGCTGGACCTGGTTAGCATGGTCTACTCGACGCTGGGGTTCGGCGGTCTTCTTTTTGGCTTCAGCAGTGCAGGAAATAAAGGCTGGGGGAGTGCCGAAGTGCTGGCGTGTCTGATTGTCGGCGGTATTTTCCTGTTCATGTTCTGCTGGAGGCAGTTTACTTCGTCCACACCGCTGATGGATTTGCGAGTATTTAAGGAAAAGATGTACTCCGTCACCACGATCATCAGCATTATGATTATAATGGTGATGTATGCGGATATGATCCTGTTGCCGATTTACTTGCAGACCAGTCGGGGCTTCTCGGTGCTGGACACCGGCTTGCTGCTGCTGCCAGGGGCTTTAATTAATGCGTTATTGTCGCCGGTTTCCGGACGTTTGCTGGATAAATTCGGGGTCAAGCCGATTGCGATTATCGGGCTGTTGTTTACGATTCCGGCGATTTGGGGCGTTACGCATTTAACGGAAACAACGTCGTATACGTACCTGGTATTCCGTACGATTGTACTGCGCATCGGCTTGAGCTTCTTAACGATGCCGCTAAATACCGCGGGACTCAACGCTCTGCCGAAGCAGCTAAATGCCCACGGTTCGGCCGTAACGAACACGGTCCGTCAGGTCGCCGGTGCGATCGGAACAGCCTTGGTGGTCACCATTTATACCACGCGAACCAAAAGTCATGCCGCCGAGCTGATGCATTCCGGTCAAACCTTGTCTAAGGCACAGCTGAAAGAGATGTCGACCATTCTAGGAACCAACGACGCTTATCTTTGCATGGGAATCCTGAGCATCGTGATCCTGGCGGTGACGATCTTCATGCCAAATCGCCGAGGCGAAGCAAAGCTGAAGGGAACCCGAGGAACGCAAGAAAACGTACAACCGTCCATGAAAGAATCTTAA
- a CDS encoding bifunctional 2',3'-cyclic-nucleotide 2'-phosphodiesterase/3'-nucleotidase, with amino-acid sequence MIKSRSPKFILASLLAASLAALPFTASAADTSNAATVELRIMETTDLHVNIVNYDYFADKPTDEYGLAKTATLIKQARAEAKNSLLIDNGDLIQGNPLGDYVATVDKLQEGETHPVYKAMNLLGYDVGNFGNHEFNYGLDFLKTAVAGSDFPYVNANIYLDDQDQDPSNDKNAFTPYIILDKEVTDSTGAKHTLKVGVIGFVPPQILSWDKANLEGKVITKDIVETAKKFVPEMKKAGADLIIAVPHSGFEDIPQTPLMENSVLYLSKVEGIDAILFGHAHKVFPDASFEGKTGVDLAKGTINGVPAVEPGYWGNNLGIIDLTLEKSGDTWTVKNSKVAVKPIYDTENKKPLVDADPTIWDAIKEDHEATLEYIRGPVGKTTAPINSWFALIQDDPSIQIVTNAQKWYVEKHLQGTEYEGLPVLSAGAPFKAGGRQGANYYTDIPAGDIAIKNVADLYLYSNTVNAVLVTGAELKEWLEWSAGQFNQIDPNKTEEQELVNYDFPTYNYDVIDGVTYQIDVTQPAKYDAKGNLVNEKASRIVNLSYNGKPIDPEQKFVVASNNYRASSSKFANPDGKRIILASPDENRQVIIDYIRENGTINPTADGNWSLAPFGNANVTFETSPAAKEAAAKAGNLEYVTNTEDGYAKFKLSSAAESVNPTPEPTPTPTPEPTPEPAPAPTPAPTPKPEPAPATEKDIVHIVKKGDTLYHIALEHGTTWQALAKYNKLKNPHLIRIGQKILIPVKK; translated from the coding sequence TTGATCAAATCCCGCAGTCCTAAATTTATCCTTGCATCCTTGCTTGCGGCCAGCCTGGCAGCCCTGCCATTCACGGCGTCTGCAGCAGACACGAGCAATGCAGCAACCGTAGAACTCCGCATTATGGAGACGACCGACCTCCATGTGAACATCGTGAACTACGACTATTTTGCGGATAAGCCTACCGATGAGTACGGCTTGGCCAAGACCGCCACGCTGATCAAGCAAGCGCGTGCGGAAGCGAAGAACAGCTTGCTGATCGACAACGGTGACCTGATTCAAGGGAATCCGCTGGGCGACTATGTCGCGACGGTAGACAAGCTGCAAGAGGGCGAGACCCATCCGGTTTACAAAGCGATGAATTTGCTTGGTTATGATGTCGGCAACTTCGGCAACCACGAGTTCAACTACGGTCTGGATTTCCTGAAGACGGCGGTAGCAGGCTCGGATTTTCCTTACGTCAACGCCAACATTTACTTAGATGATCAAGATCAAGACCCTTCGAACGACAAAAACGCCTTCACTCCATACATCATCCTCGACAAAGAGGTGACCGACAGCACCGGAGCGAAGCACACGCTGAAGGTTGGCGTGATCGGCTTCGTGCCTCCGCAAATTTTGTCTTGGGACAAGGCGAATCTTGAAGGGAAAGTTATCACGAAGGATATCGTAGAAACTGCAAAGAAATTCGTTCCTGAGATGAAAAAAGCAGGCGCAGACCTCATCATCGCGGTACCGCACTCCGGCTTCGAGGACATTCCGCAAACCCCGCTGATGGAGAACTCCGTCCTCTACCTGAGCAAGGTGGAAGGCATCGACGCGATCCTGTTCGGTCACGCGCATAAGGTGTTCCCGGACGCTTCCTTCGAAGGCAAAACCGGCGTCGACCTGGCCAAAGGGACGATCAACGGTGTTCCTGCCGTAGAACCGGGATATTGGGGCAACAACTTGGGAATCATCGACCTGACGCTGGAGAAATCCGGTGATACTTGGACGGTGAAGAATTCCAAAGTCGCTGTGAAGCCGATTTACGATACGGAGAATAAGAAGCCGCTGGTAGATGCCGACCCAACGATCTGGGACGCGATTAAAGAGGACCACGAGGCTACCCTGGAATACATCCGCGGCCCGGTGGGCAAGACAACGGCTCCAATTAACAGCTGGTTCGCCCTGATTCAGGACGATCCTTCCATCCAAATCGTGACCAACGCGCAAAAATGGTACGTCGAGAAGCATCTGCAAGGCACGGAATACGAAGGATTGCCCGTACTGTCGGCAGGCGCTCCATTTAAAGCCGGCGGACGTCAAGGCGCGAACTACTATACGGATATTCCTGCCGGGGATATCGCGATTAAGAACGTAGCCGACCTGTACCTGTACTCCAACACAGTAAACGCTGTGCTGGTAACCGGCGCCGAGCTTAAGGAATGGCTCGAATGGTCCGCCGGACAGTTCAACCAAATCGATCCGAACAAAACGGAAGAGCAAGAATTGGTGAACTACGATTTCCCTACGTATAACTATGATGTGATCGACGGCGTAACGTATCAAATCGACGTGACGCAACCGGCGAAATACGATGCGAAAGGCAACTTGGTCAATGAAAAAGCCAGCCGGATCGTGAATCTGTCCTATAACGGCAAGCCGATTGATCCTGAGCAAAAATTCGTTGTCGCCAGCAACAACTATCGCGCGTCGTCCAGCAAATTTGCGAACCCGGACGGCAAGCGCATCATCCTGGCTTCGCCGGATGAGAACCGCCAAGTCATCATCGACTACATCCGTGAGAACGGCACGATCAACCCGACGGCAGACGGCAACTGGTCGCTCGCTCCGTTCGGTAACGCCAACGTGACGTTCGAAACTTCGCCAGCCGCTAAGGAAGCCGCTGCGAAGGCCGGCAACCTGGAGTATGTAACTAATACGGAAGACGGCTATGCCAAGTTCAAGCTGAGCTCGGCAGCGGAGTCGGTGAACCCGACTCCGGAACCAACGCCAACGCCAACGCCAGAACCGACACCGGAACCTGCACCTGCACCAACACCGGCCCCTACGCCGAAGCCTGAACCTGCTCCTGCAACTGAGAAGGACATCGTCCACATCGTGAAGAAGGGTGACACGTTGTACCACATTGCACTGGAGCACGGCACGACGTGGCAAGCACTGGCCAAGTACAACAAACTGAAGAATCCGCACTTGATCCGGATTGGACAGAAGATTTTGATTCCGGTGAAGAAATAA
- a CDS encoding pyridoxamine 5'-phosphate oxidase family protein, producing the protein MTVTNNQTAHQEAVETVRKLIKGIDIAMLTTVTKEGLVARPMKTQEVEFDGDLWFLTKEETDKYSQLKDHPHVNVSYVGDSYVSVRGTAEVVNDREKIKQFWNAAYAKFLHTTSDDPNLVLIKVKAEAAEYWETGNLVKVIKRMFSQLTGKETEAELNKTVKL; encoded by the coding sequence ATGACAGTGACAAATAACCAGACGGCGCACCAAGAAGCGGTGGAGACGGTGCGGAAATTGATCAAGGGCATCGACATCGCGATGCTGACCACGGTGACGAAGGAAGGGCTGGTGGCGCGTCCGATGAAAACCCAGGAAGTCGAATTTGACGGGGATCTGTGGTTCCTCACCAAAGAGGAGACGGATAAATACAGCCAGCTGAAGGATCATCCTCATGTGAACGTGTCGTACGTTGGGGATTCCTACGTATCGGTACGCGGGACGGCGGAGGTGGTCAACGACCGGGAGAAGATTAAGCAGTTTTGGAACGCCGCCTATGCCAAGTTCCTGCATACGACCAGCGACGATCCGAATCTAGTCCTGATCAAAGTGAAGGCCGAAGCGGCGGAATATTGGGAAACCGGCAATCTCGTCAAAGTGATCAAGCGCATGTTCTCCCAGCTGACGGGCAAGGAAACGGAAGCGGAGCTGAACAAGACGGTGAAATTGTAG
- a CDS encoding SMI1/KNR4 family protein — translation MREELLEQLQTWHEEDEYEKIVQAVMDVPEEERDYQLISHLGRALNNLERYEEAVEQFLKIADEGQDDPLWHYRIGLAYYYLDRYDEARIAFETADRLEPGDEDTLEFLSWIEEKTAAGEAGDEEATSESSASEAAEAKGSEGEQIAAEPVVFEGDFDAEGFWDDDNPAAEKYVSAPPTDALVESVEESLVFRLPAFYVNLMKVHNGGIPRNRYFRTQTGETIEILGIMGIGREKPHSLCGAAGSRATIEREGYPEFGVVLCDTPSDTGVVMLDYRESTNVGEPEVVYVEKASKKATPLAPNFEAFVRGLTGGTQE, via the coding sequence ATGAGAGAAGAGCTATTGGAACAGCTGCAAACGTGGCATGAAGAGGATGAATACGAAAAGATCGTTCAAGCGGTCATGGACGTGCCGGAGGAAGAAAGAGATTATCAGCTGATCAGCCATTTGGGGCGTGCGCTGAATAATCTGGAACGGTACGAAGAGGCGGTTGAGCAATTCCTGAAGATTGCTGATGAGGGTCAGGATGACCCGTTGTGGCATTATCGGATCGGCTTGGCGTATTACTATTTGGATCGGTATGACGAAGCGCGGATCGCGTTTGAGACGGCAGATCGGTTGGAGCCGGGAGACGAGGATACGTTGGAGTTCTTGAGTTGGATCGAAGAGAAGACAGCTGCAGGCGAGGCTGGGGACGAGGAAGCAACATCGGAGTCGTCTGCGTCTGAAGCGGCGGAAGCTAAGGGTTCGGAGGGCGAGCAAATCGCGGCGGAACCGGTCGTTTTCGAAGGGGATTTTGACGCGGAGGGCTTCTGGGACGATGACAATCCTGCGGCAGAGAAGTACGTCTCGGCGCCACCTACAGATGCGCTGGTCGAGTCTGTGGAGGAGTCACTTGTTTTCCGGTTGCCGGCTTTTTATGTGAACCTGATGAAAGTGCATAATGGTGGAATCCCTCGGAACCGATACTTCCGGACTCAAACCGGCGAGACCATCGAGATTCTAGGAATCATGGGCATCGGACGGGAAAAACCGCACTCCCTGTGCGGGGCAGCCGGAAGCCGTGCCACGATCGAGCGGGAAGGATATCCCGAATTCGGTGTGGTCCTCTGCGATACGCCGTCTGACACCGGGGTCGTGATGCTTGATTATCGGGAATCCACCAACGTTGGCGAGCCGGAGGTGGTTTACGTTGAGAAGGCCAGCAAGAAGGCCACTCCTCTCGCGCCGAACTTCGAGGCGTTCGTACGGGGATTGACGGGCGGAACGCAAGAGTAA
- a CDS encoding DUF4180 domain-containing protein → MSINYAILGMLSARSLTGYDLKKIIQDSPFMPWSGNNNQIYKALVELLEEGWVTNEVQHQDSAPSKKIYTITDAGREELKAWVLSPPELPEFKNTFLVRLAWADSLGEDELNALLTGYEHEIYLLLAAEEEKLRRGEFSPRRTPREAYLWDQIHGRVLEQYRSELDWIRQLREDLGIRSNKKGEKPVNYQVVEKNNQTIVVVTSAEPPITTGQDAIRLIEACIEHNAGRLIVYAEALSEDFFNLRTGLAGEILQKFVNFSLRTALVVADGSLIKGRMKDLLAESHRGNTLRVFASQAEAENWLAES, encoded by the coding sequence ATGTCGATTAATTACGCGATTTTGGGGATGCTGAGCGCCCGGTCTCTGACCGGTTACGATTTGAAGAAGATCATTCAGGATTCACCGTTTATGCCTTGGTCGGGCAATAACAATCAAATTTACAAGGCGTTAGTTGAGCTGCTGGAGGAGGGCTGGGTGACGAACGAGGTCCAGCATCAAGACAGCGCCCCATCGAAGAAGATCTACACGATCACGGATGCCGGGCGGGAAGAACTGAAGGCCTGGGTACTGTCCCCGCCAGAGCTGCCGGAGTTCAAAAATACCTTCCTCGTGCGCCTCGCCTGGGCGGATTCGTTGGGTGAAGACGAACTGAACGCCCTCCTTACGGGGTATGAGCACGAAATTTATCTGCTGCTCGCCGCAGAGGAGGAGAAGCTGCGCCGGGGTGAGTTTTCCCCGCGTCGCACCCCTCGGGAAGCCTATCTCTGGGATCAAATTCATGGACGGGTTCTGGAGCAATACCGGAGCGAGCTGGACTGGATCCGCCAACTTCGCGAGGATTTGGGGATTCGTTCGAATAAGAAAGGGGAGAAACCTGTGAACTATCAAGTTGTGGAGAAAAATAACCAAACCATCGTGGTCGTCACGTCTGCCGAACCGCCGATCACCACCGGGCAGGACGCGATTCGCCTCATCGAAGCGTGCATCGAGCACAACGCCGGACGGCTCATTGTTTATGCTGAGGCGTTGTCCGAGGATTTTTTCAACTTGAGAACGGGATTGGCCGGAGAGATTCTGCAGAAATTTGTGAACTTCTCGCTTCGGACTGCCCTTGTGGTTGCCGACGGGAGCCTCATTAAAGGCCGGATGAAGGACCTGCTCGCAGAGTCCCATCGGGGGAATACTCTTCGGGTGTTTGCCAGCCAAGCCGAGGCGGAGAATTGGTTAGCAGAAAGTTAA
- a CDS encoding TetR/AcrR family transcriptional regulator, with protein sequence MKTTITTPNPEPKLTKKGRETRSRIIAAAAKLMFERGVAGTSVEDVQKEAKVSSSQLYHYFKEKRDLVLAVILYQTEQVLGAQEPLLSHLDSMEALQAWRDAVIQSQIDRKFQGGCPIGSLASELADMEPAARSALASCFLQWEQAISQGLRAMRDRGEMRADADPDRLALALLTALQGGLLMTQVRKDICALEAVLDAMLEHIRSHLV encoded by the coding sequence ATGAAAACCACGATAACTACACCTAATCCGGAACCAAAGCTTACGAAAAAAGGGAGAGAAACGCGCAGCCGCATCATCGCTGCCGCTGCTAAACTGATGTTCGAACGCGGGGTCGCGGGGACGAGCGTGGAGGATGTGCAGAAGGAGGCGAAGGTCAGCTCCTCGCAGCTTTATCATTATTTTAAGGAGAAGCGGGATCTGGTGCTGGCCGTCATCCTATACCAGACCGAGCAGGTGTTAGGTGCACAAGAACCCTTGCTCAGCCATCTGGACAGCATGGAAGCCCTGCAGGCCTGGCGTGACGCCGTGATCCAATCGCAGATTGACCGGAAGTTTCAGGGCGGATGCCCCATCGGTTCATTGGCCAGCGAGCTGGCCGATATGGAACCAGCGGCCCGGTCTGCGCTGGCTTCCTGCTTCCTGCAATGGGAGCAGGCGATTAGCCAAGGGCTTCGTGCGATGCGGGATCGCGGTGAAATGCGCGCTGACGCCGATCCGGACCGGCTGGCACTGGCGCTGCTGACGGCGCTGCAAGGCGGACTGCTCATGACGCAGGTTCGCAAAGATATCTGCGCACTAGAGGCCGTGCTCGATGCGATGCTGGAGCATATCCGCTCCCATCTGGTCTAG
- a CDS encoding thioredoxin domain-containing protein: MSFTQSLDQLKQGVIANTPADAYNELQRLIREQQQAGREYGLMEGEKAKDFTLKNPLGETVNLFDKLSQGPVVLTFQNIFLNQFNLNLAEYNATNLWILPIPSTFMIDESGIIRSAYVEPYFMKRPDPEDILERLRQL, encoded by the coding sequence ATGTCTTTCACTCAAAGCTTGGACCAGTTAAAACAAGGAGTCATTGCAAATACACCAGCAGATGCGTATAACGAATTGCAGCGCTTGATCCGTGAGCAGCAACAAGCGGGCAGAGAGTACGGTTTGATGGAAGGTGAGAAGGCAAAGGATTTTACTCTGAAAAACCCGCTGGGGGAAACCGTGAACCTCTTCGACAAGCTGTCCCAAGGTCCGGTTGTGCTGACCTTTCAGAACATCTTCCTGAATCAGTTCAATCTGAATCTGGCGGAATATAACGCCACCAACCTTTGGATTCTGCCGATTCCGTCTACGTTTATGATCGACGAGTCCGGCATCATCCGCTCTGCCTATGTCGAACCGTACTTCATGAAACGCCCCGATCCGGAGGATATCCTGGAGCGGTTGAGACAGTTGTAA